TTTCGCAGACTCCAGGATTGATGTCCGAAGGGTGGAGCAAGAAAAAGTTTGAGCCATTTCTCCAATTCTCCCTTTTCCCCATTTCTCCTTGTTTACACTTCTAATGTATAGCCCTGAACGGTTACAAGGTTGATTGAAGGATGAAAGGAAAAAATATGCAGTCTCAAGATAAAGATTTTGCTTTATATACCCTGAATTACGCCACAAAATTGATTTACTCAGCTACGGATTTAAAAGGGCTGATAGAGGTGGCAATTGATATGTTTTTAGAACTGGCAGAAGCCAATAGCGGTTCTATAATATTACTTGACTCTCAGGATTCCAGTCTAAAAATAGCCGTGGTAAAACGCCACTATTCAACCATTTGTAATTACCCGGAGAAAAGATTAGAGCCTGCTCCCAAATTAATTTTAGAGGTAATTAATGAAACTAAACCTTATTTCACCAATAATCCTTCTCAATTTCAAAACATAGGCGATGATTCAGGAAAAGATGCAAACTCTTTACTCTGTATTCCATTACTTGGTCAGGAAAAGGCGATAGGAGTTGTTTGCCTTTATTCCCAATGCAATGAATACGACCAGGATACGATTAATCTTATTTCTACATTAGCCACACAGGTTGGTGTCAATATAGAGAATGTTCGATTATATAAAGAGTTGGAGGAATGGGCAAAAGTGCTTGAACTCCGCGTCACAGAACGAACTAAAGAACTGGCAGAGGCAAACGAAGAATTAAGAAAAATAGACCAGGCTAAATCAGATTTCCTCTCTACCGCGGCACACGAATTGAAGACACCTATGACCTCAATCAAGGCTATTGCTCTGACATTGGTTAATAACCCTGATGAGGATATTGCTATCAGAACAGAATTTTTATCCCTTATTTCTTCAGAGGTTGACAGGTTGACCAGATTAATCAATGATATTCTGAATTTATCTAAAATAGAGGCGGGTATGCTGGAATGGGATATGAAGGAAATATCCCTGGGAGATGTAATTAATCAGTCTATTACCAATATCAATCCAGTAGCCTGCCAGAAGAAGATAAAAATTCAAATGAATATACCAGAG
This genomic stretch from bacterium harbors:
- a CDS encoding GAF domain-containing sensor histidine kinase, giving the protein MKGKNMQSQDKDFALYTLNYATKLIYSATDLKGLIEVAIDMFLELAEANSGSIILLDSQDSSLKIAVVKRHYSTICNYPEKRLEPAPKLILEVINETKPYFTNNPSQFQNIGDDSGKDANSLLCIPLLGQEKAIGVVCLYSQCNEYDQDTINLISTLATQVGVNIENVRLYKELEEWAKVLELRVTERTKELAEANEELRKIDQAKSDFLSTAAHELKTPMTSIKAIALTLVNNPDEDIAIRTEFLSLISSEVDRLTRLINDILNLSKIEAGMLEWDMKEISLGDVINQSITNINPVACQKKIKIQMNIPEKLPNITGDYERLMQVVINLLSNAIKFTPEGGEIEVRIKDRHQPEEILQVSVTDSGVGIAREDLEKVFDKFKQVGGKKTQGTGLGLTICKQIIEHHGGKIWVESQLGMGATFHFTIPVRNNP